One Candidatus Hydrogenedentota bacterium genomic window carries:
- a CDS encoding co-chaperone GroES, translated as MKVRPLADRILVKREEPSETVRGGIIIPDTAKEKPQEGKVVEVGPGKVDENGKRTPLELKAGDRILMGKYAGTEVKIDGVEHLIMREDDVLAVIE; from the coding sequence ATGAAAGTACGTCCGCTGGCAGACCGGATCCTGGTCAAGCGCGAAGAGCCGAGCGAAACCGTCCGTGGCGGCATCATTATCCCCGACACGGCCAAGGAAAAGCCCCAGGAGGGCAAGGTCGTGGAAGTGGGTCCCGGCAAGGTCGATGAGAACGGAAAGCGCACGCCCCTGGAGCTCAAGGCGGGTGACCGGATCCTGATGGGCAAGTACGCGGGCACGGAGGTGAAAATCGACGGCGTCGAGCACCTCATTATGCGCGAAGACGACGTGCTCGCCGTCATCGAGTAA